The Anaeromyxobacter sp. sequence GCCCGCTACTCCTCGACCCCCTTCACCTTGCCGTCGGCGCGCCGCCGCTCGATGATCTTGGGGGCGATGTGCGGCGGCACCGGATCGTAGTGCGATGGGCTCATGGTGAAGTACCCGAGCCCCTGGGTGAGCGAGCGCAGGTCGGCGTCGTAGGTCATGGCCTCGGCGTGGGGGCAGGTGGCCTTGACGATGATGCCGCGGGCGGCCGGCTCCATGCCCTGCACCTTGGCCCGGCGGCTGTTGAGGTCGCCCATGACCGCGCCGACGTACTCCTCGGGCACCCGCACCTCGAGCTGCATGATGGGCTCGAGCAGGATGGGGCGGGCCTCGGCCATGGCCTTCTTGAAGGCCATCGAGCCGGCCACCTGGAAGGCCATGTCCGAGCTGTCCACGTCGTGGTAGCTGCCGAAGAAGAGCTTGGCCCGGAAGTCCACCACCGGGTAGCCGGCCAGCGGGCCGGAGCCCAGGGCGTTGCGGATGCCCTTCTCCACGGACGGGATGAACTGGCGCGGCACGGTGCCGCCCACGATGCCGTCCTCGAACTCGAACCCGGTGCCGCGCGCCAGCGGCTGCAGCTCCACGTGGGCGTCGCCGAACTGCCCATGGCCGCCGGTCTGCCGCTTGAACTTGCCCTGCGCCTTGGCCACCACGGTGATGGTCTCCAGGTAGGCCGGGGTGGGCAGCGCCAGGGTCACCTCGATGCCGTGCTTGCGCTTGATGCGCTCCACGGTGACCTCGATGTGGGCCTGCCCCATGCCCTGCAGCAACATCTCGCCGGTGTCGGCCGAGCGGGCCAGCTCCAGCGAGGGGTCCTCCTCGATGAGCTTGTGCAGCGCCGCCGCGGCCTTGTCGTCGCCGACCTTGGCGTGCACCGCGTAGGAGACCGGCCGGGTGTGCTGCTTGAAGGCGGGCAGCGCGATGGGCGCGTCGCGGTCGCACAGGGTGTCGCCGGTGTGGGCGTCCTTGAGCTTCATGAGCACCACGAACTCGCCGGGGCCGGCCTCCGCCACCTCGGCGGTCTGGGCCCCGTCGGTGCGGAAGAAGTGGCCGATGCGCTCCTCCGAGCGGGTGCGCGGGTTCATCAGGGTGGTCTCGGGGCGCAGCGTGCCGGAGAAGATGCGCACGTAGTCCACCCGCCCGGTGAAGTGGTCGATGGTGGTCTTGAAGACCTGCCCGCTGAAGGGGGCGGCCGGGTCACCGCGCCGCTCCACCGGGTGCCCGCCCAGGTCCTTGCCCAGCACCGGGTGGGTCTCCGGGCCGGGGAAGATCCGCACCGCCAGGTCGAGCAGCTGGCGCACGCCCAGGCCCGCCTTGGCGGCGGCCACCGCCACCGGCAGGAACCGCTGGGCGCGCGCGCCGGCGGCCAGGCCGCGGGTGATCTCCTCCTCGGTGAGCGGGGCGCCCTCCAGGTACTTGCCCAGCAGCTCGTCGTCGGACTCGGCGGCCGCCTCGATGAGGGTGGTGCGCATGGCCTCGGCCAGCGCCTTCAGCTCGGCCGGGACCTCGGCCTCGACGTACCGCCCCCAGGCCTTGGGATCCACCAGGTGGGCCTTCATGGTGAGCAGGTCCACCAGGCCGCGGGCCGCCGGGCCGACGCCGATGGGCAGCTGCAGCGCCACCGCCTTGACCTTGAGCGAGGTCTCGATGTCGGCCAGCGCCCGGTCGAAGTCGGCCTGCTCGTGGTCCAGGCGGGTGATGACGCCCAGCGCCGGCGTGGCGGACTCGGCCAGCACGTCGAAGGTGCGCTCGGCGCGGTTGTGGCAGCCGTCGGCCGCCGAGATGGCCAGCATGGCGCCGTCGCTGACCTGCAGGGCCCACTCCACCTCGGTGAGGAAGGCGGCGAAGCCGGGGCAGTCGAGGACGTGGAAGCCGCGCCCACCCTCCTCGAAGCTCTCCGGGTGGAGGCTCAACGTGAAGTTGCGCTTCTTCTCCTCGGGCTCGGCGTCCAGGCGCGCCGAGGAGCCGTCCGGGCTGGCGCGCTTGGGATCGCCGACGCGCAGCAGCGCCTCGACGAGGGCGGTCTTGCCGGCGCCGTCGGCGCCCAGCATGGAGAAGGTACGGGTCACGCGGGGAGTGGGCATGGGGGTCTTGGAGCTCCTGCCCGCGTGGCGGAGGACACCGCGCGCGGGCGCACGGGTCACGTGACGGGCAGTCTACTTGAGCTCCGGGAAGTCGTCCTGCCAGAACTCGCGCTCCCCGCGCGCCCCACCCGGGCCGCGCGCCTGCTCCCGCTTGCGCAGCTCCACCCGGCGGATCTTGCCGGAGACGGTCTTGGGCAGGTCGGAGAACTCCAGGCGCCGGACCCGCTTGTAGGGGGCCAGGCGGCGCCGCAGGAAGCGGAAGACCTCCAGGGCCAGCTCCCGGCCCGGCACCTTGCCGGGCTTGAGGATGATGTAGGCCTTGGGCACCAGCCCGCGGACCTCGTCCGGGCTGGGCACGACGGCCGCCTCGGCCACCGCCTCGTGCTCGATGAGGGCGCTCTCCAGCTCGAAGGGCG is a genomic window containing:
- a CDS encoding elongation factor G, producing the protein MPTPRVTRTFSMLGADGAGKTALVEALLRVGDPKRASPDGSSARLDAEPEEKKRNFTLSLHPESFEEGGRGFHVLDCPGFAAFLTEVEWALQVSDGAMLAISAADGCHNRAERTFDVLAESATPALGVITRLDHEQADFDRALADIETSLKVKAVALQLPIGVGPAARGLVDLLTMKAHLVDPKAWGRYVEAEVPAELKALAEAMRTTLIEAAAESDDELLGKYLEGAPLTEEEITRGLAAGARAQRFLPVAVAAAKAGLGVRQLLDLAVRIFPGPETHPVLGKDLGGHPVERRGDPAAPFSGQVFKTTIDHFTGRVDYVRIFSGTLRPETTLMNPRTRSEERIGHFFRTDGAQTAEVAEAGPGEFVVLMKLKDAHTGDTLCDRDAPIALPAFKQHTRPVSYAVHAKVGDDKAAAALHKLIEEDPSLELARSADTGEMLLQGMGQAHIEVTVERIKRKHGIEVTLALPTPAYLETITVVAKAQGKFKRQTGGHGQFGDAHVELQPLARGTGFEFEDGIVGGTVPRQFIPSVEKGIRNALGSGPLAGYPVVDFRAKLFFGSYHDVDSSDMAFQVAGSMAFKKAMAEARPILLEPIMQLEVRVPEEYVGAVMGDLNSRRAKVQGMEPAARGIIVKATCPHAEAMTYDADLRSLTQGLGYFTMSPSHYDPVPPHIAPKIIERRRADGKVKGVEE